The Pelotomaculum isophthalicicum JI genomic sequence AGAGGGTCATTTTTGCTATCAAGAGAAAGTAGCGGTCTTCGGTTTGGTTACCGGAGACCGCTTTGTTGTTGGGTTCTGACATCCAGTGTGGTCGAAACCTGCGATTACGCTCATGACTTCGACTCGGTAAGCGAATCGAACTTATATGAGCTATAAAGGCTGGTTATTGATTTGTGCATACTTGACGTAGGAGTCCTTTGTAGGAATGATTGTTTCCCCGTCCAGTTTGGCTACTTTAATGCTTACCCATAATAGTTGTGTAATGTTGTCATAGGTGATTTCGTTGATATATTGCCTCAACAAATGGGATTGTGCCTCCTTCGGGATTTCCCTTATGTTTCGGACGAAGTCCTGAAGTTGGCCGACCACTGTACCAAGTGATGCAGTATCTTTAATATCAGCAGCGTCAATGGCATCAAGCAGTGTAGATTTCTTAGTGTTAAGCTGCTGAAGCTCCGTCTCAAGTTCATTTAAGTAGTTATTCAGTTTACCTGGGTCGGGAACCCTGTCAATGTCTTTTTGTAAAAGCTCAATACGCCGAAGAGAGAAGCTTATATCATTCTCGGTTTGTTGTAGATCGAAACGGAGATTCTTAAGTTTCTCTCCCAATTGCCGTTTAACCTCTTCTTCTAGAGTTCCGGGCAAAGATAGAATAATGAATTCCTTGATAAGCGTATCAATGACCAAATCTTCAAGATAATCTTTCTTGAAAGCCTGGAACTGGCATACCGTATTCCCTTTGCGCTGATATGCCCCACAGACATAATAACGGCGGATGTTGCGATAACCGCCACGTCCGCCGCCTTGACCACTTACCATATTACTGCCGCACCTTGGGCATTTAAAGAGGCCTCGTAGAATATAAGGAGAGCCAGTAGCTACGAATGGACTACTGGCTCTTATTCGCTGCTGGCTCTTGGTTTTTACAAGGTTGAACATCTCCTGGGTGACCAATGCCGGGTGAGCATTTGTAACTCTGATCCACTGGTCCTCCGGCTTGTATTTCTTTCCCGGTGTTTGATAGTCCTGTTTGTTCCAAACCCGGTTGCCGATGTAGGCTTCGTTATGGAGGATATGCCAGATGGTAGTGTAACTCCATTTATCGCCGCTGGGACAAGGTATGCCTTCTTCATTTAGTAATCGGGCGATCTTTTTATAACCCATACCTTCATATACGTATAGGTGGTAGATACGCTTGACGGTGGCAACTTCCTCTTCAGATCCAGGTACCCATATTGACTTGATAACGCCATTATGATCAAAGCGGTGGTTGCGGTAGCCATAAGGAGCAGAACCACCATTATGAAAGCCACGGCGGGCATTTTCCACCATACCTTTACGGGTTTCGTTTGCCAGATTCATATTGTAG encodes the following:
- a CDS encoding recombinase family protein, which gives rise to MNQIRVTAYARVSSKEQAEKELSIPAQLKAICKFCQDKGWKLVAEYVDEGKSAKTADRPAFQKMIAIAKKQNRHFEGIVVHKFDRFSRSREDHVVYKALLKKHGVHVYSVTEQTDSDTPHGFLLEGMLEVISEFYNMNLANETRKGMVENARRGFHNGGSAPYGYRNHRFDHNGVIKSIWVPGSEEEVATVKRIYHLYVYEGMGYKKIARLLNEEGIPCPSGDKWSYTTIWHILHNEAYIGNRVWNKQDYQTPGKKYKPEDQWIRVTNAHPALVTQEMFNLVKTKSQQRIRASSPFVATGSPYILRGLFKCPRCGSNMVSGQGGGRGGYRNIRRYYVCGAYQRKGNTVCQFQAFKKDYLEDLVIDTLIKEFIILSLPGTLEEEVKRQLGEKLKNLRFDLQQTENDISFSLRRIELLQKDIDRVPDPGKLNNYLNELETELQQLNTKKSTLLDAIDAADIKDTASLGTVVGQLQDFVRNIREIPKEAQSHLLRQYINEITYDNITQLLWVSIKVAKLDGETIIPTKDSYVKYAQINNQPL